A window from Pseudomonadota bacterium encodes these proteins:
- a CDS encoding TIGR03016 family PEP-CTERM system-associated outer membrane protein — translation MARNTANPRGDANSRSFTSKRLLALTAAGLVANGASVSAAEWEFAADLFTGITYTDNFILSPPPGEDEEYVWELSPTIIASRDGKRVDIEFDYRLQSLFYAREDRLNEAYNYLQSTLQALVIPDFLFFDADASISQTVIDPRVASGNSSISVSGNTAETMTINASPYILRRLAPSTFLRLGASAGLVEYDEPRLIDNNQLDYFGSITNSGGGGPLDWSLGFTSKRVEYDVDREIELARYSAEVGIRISPRTEFVMSGGEDINDFGALPGTRVAEGTFWNVGFRGGFGDTVEFDLRVGEQFFGDSYGVQFTRSSRALTTSLNYSEEATTIGAQQLDFSNGLSLLNLAGNFANEIEVDGFELPTRDPELYIRRRLDFSNTLESGRSSIRAGIYYEDRSFIRTELDGARENVRGASFEWSWELDGATSVATRATYQLLDSRDEVSRPEDLRISVQMRREILNQSYITASIGRNERNAPQANQEYEELAIRIGFGRRF, via the coding sequence ATGGCCAGGAATACAGCTAACCCGAGAGGCGACGCCAATAGCCGCTCATTCACATCGAAACGTCTGTTGGCTCTGACCGCTGCCGGCCTAGTTGCGAATGGCGCGTCCGTTTCTGCCGCCGAGTGGGAATTTGCCGCGGATTTGTTTACCGGCATCACCTATACGGACAACTTTATCCTGTCGCCACCACCGGGCGAGGACGAAGAGTATGTCTGGGAATTGAGCCCGACGATAATTGCGTCGCGAGACGGCAAGCGTGTCGACATTGAGTTCGACTATCGGTTGCAAAGCTTGTTTTACGCTCGGGAAGATCGTCTCAACGAAGCGTATAACTATCTGCAATCGACGCTGCAGGCATTGGTGATTCCTGATTTTCTATTTTTCGATGCGGACGCCAGTATCAGTCAAACCGTTATTGATCCTCGTGTGGCATCCGGTAACAGTTCGATCAGCGTTAGCGGAAATACCGCCGAAACCATGACAATCAATGCGTCGCCTTATATTTTGCGACGTCTCGCCCCGTCCACATTTTTGCGTCTGGGTGCCTCCGCTGGTTTGGTCGAGTACGATGAGCCTCGCCTGATCGATAACAATCAGCTGGACTACTTTGGTTCGATCACGAACTCAGGCGGAGGAGGGCCGCTCGATTGGTCCTTGGGGTTTACCTCTAAACGGGTGGAATACGATGTCGATCGCGAGATCGAGCTGGCCCGCTATTCGGCTGAGGTGGGCATTAGAATCAGCCCGCGTACCGAGTTTGTCATGTCCGGGGGCGAAGACATTAACGATTTTGGTGCCCTGCCTGGCACACGCGTCGCCGAAGGCACGTTTTGGAACGTAGGGTTTCGAGGTGGTTTTGGCGATACGGTGGAATTTGACCTGCGCGTTGGCGAGCAGTTTTTTGGTGATTCTTATGGCGTGCAGTTCACGCGTTCGTCCCGCGCACTGACGACCTCACTGAACTATTCGGAAGAGGCCACGACCATCGGCGCCCAGCAGCTGGATTTTTCCAATGGACTGTCGCTGCTCAATTTGGCTGGCAATTTTGCTAACGAAATCGAAGTGGACGGATTCGAACTGCCCACACGTGATCCGGAATTGTATATCCGCCGCCGATTGGATTTTAGCAATACGCTTGAATCGGGCCGCAGCTCCATCCGTGCAGGCATCTACTACGAAGATCGCAGTTTTATCCGAACTGAGCTGGACGGTGCGCGTGAGAATGTGCGAGGCGCGTCGTTTGAATGGTCTTGGGAATTGGATGGGGCAACCAGTGTGGCAACCCGCGCAACCTATCAGTTGCTCGATTCAAGAGACGAAGTCAGTCGCCCCGAAGATTTGCGGATCAGCGTACAAATGCGTCGTGAAATTTTGAATCAAAGCTACATTACCGCGAGCATCGGTCGCAATGAGCGCAATGCGCCACAGGCTAACCAAGAGTATGAAGAGTTGGCTATTCGAATTGGATTCGGTCGTAGGTTCTAG
- a CDS encoding AAA family ATPase, whose protein sequence is MYSDFYNFNGKPFALTPDLRFLFRSESHKRALSYLHYGLEQAEGFVVITGDIGTGKTLLIQALLEDLKTQEIATARVAAANLTKEEIIPMVAAALKQPYEGKSKTALIRDLELSLRRAREYLKGVLLIVDEAQTLTPDALEELRILSNLESNGRALMQIFLVGQSDFRETLLLTEMEPLRQRTVASYHMAHLTRAELKRYIGFRLLAVGWDGNPTIDNDVYDVVLDFTDGIPRRINIFMDRFLVYGFLEEINEFTRDHAEKVAEEFSNELAGDFLRPVLRERALAKSNAQKEMAFDEEEEPEEPATKVNGSNGSNGHRQADADPSPDDTLSSPLEKRLRGLDRKLKKLSEKSRQQRR, encoded by the coding sequence GTGTATTCAGATTTTTATAACTTCAATGGGAAGCCGTTTGCGTTAACGCCCGATTTGCGATTTTTGTTTCGCAGCGAAAGCCATAAGCGAGCGCTTTCTTACCTGCATTACGGACTGGAGCAAGCCGAGGGATTTGTCGTTATTACTGGCGATATTGGAACCGGTAAAACGCTGCTGATTCAAGCGCTGCTCGAGGACCTCAAGACGCAGGAGATCGCGACGGCACGAGTAGCGGCTGCAAACCTAACCAAAGAAGAAATAATTCCGATGGTCGCGGCGGCTTTGAAACAGCCTTATGAAGGTAAAAGCAAAACCGCTTTAATACGTGATCTCGAGCTGTCATTGCGTCGCGCTCGTGAGTATCTAAAGGGTGTGTTGCTGATTGTGGATGAAGCCCAAACACTCACACCGGATGCACTCGAGGAGCTGCGCATTCTCTCCAATCTGGAGAGCAACGGCCGAGCCCTCATGCAGATCTTTTTAGTCGGTCAAAGCGACTTTCGTGAAACGCTGTTGCTCACAGAGATGGAGCCACTGCGTCAGCGCACGGTTGCCTCGTATCACATGGCGCATCTGACGCGCGCCGAGCTCAAACGCTATATCGGTTTTCGATTGTTGGCCGTCGGCTGGGATGGCAATCCAACGATTGATAATGATGTCTATGATGTTGTCCTCGACTTTACCGATGGCATTCCACGGCGCATCAATATTTTTATGGACCGTTTTCTCGTCTATGGGTTTTTGGAAGAGATCAATGAGTTTACCCGTGACCACGCTGAGAAAGTGGCCGAAGAGTTTTCGAATGAGCTAGCGGGCGATTTTCTGCGCCCGGTATTGCGCGAGCGCGCACTGGCCAAATCAAATGCACAGAAAGAAATGGCGTTTGATGAGGAGGAAGAGCCAGAAGAGCCGGCGACCAAGGTTAACGGCAGTAACGGTTCCAATGGTCATCGTCAAGCCGATGCCGATCCATCACCGGATGACACGTTAAGCTCGCCACTTGAAAAACGACTTCGCGGTTTGGATCGCAAGCTGAAAAAGCTTAGTGAAAAATCCCGCCAACAACGCCGTTAG